In Hemiscyllium ocellatum isolate sHemOce1 chromosome 33, sHemOce1.pat.X.cur, whole genome shotgun sequence, the following are encoded in one genomic region:
- the LOC132831326 gene encoding ferritin, middle subunit-like produces the protein MASQVCQNYHKDCEDAVNKQINLELYSSYVYLSMFSYFDRDDVALRHFAEFFKEQSHEEREHAEKLMEFQNKRGGRVLLQDIKKPEQDEWGNGLEAMQKALQMEKDVNQSLLDLHKLSSGHTDPHLCDFLERHYLDEQVKMIKNLGDHITNLKRLGAPENGLGEYLFDRLTLRESD, from the exons ATGGCCTCCCAAGTGTGTCAGAACTACCACAAGGACTGTGAAGATGCTGTTAATAAGCAGATCAACCTGGAGCTCTATTCCTCCTATGTTTACCTCTCCATG TTCTCTTACTTTGACCGGGATGATGTTGCCCTGCGTCACTTTGCTGAGTTCTTCAAGGAGCAGTCCCATGAGGAACGGGAACACGCTGAGAAACTGATGGAATTCCAGAATAAACGTGGAGGCCGAGTCCTCCTGCAGGATATCAAG AAGCCAGAGCAGGATGAGTGGGGCAATGGTCTGGAGGCAATGCAGAAAGCTCTGCAGATGGAGAAGGATGTGAACCAGAGTCTGCTGGATCTGCACAAACTCTCCtctggccacactgaccctcat ctgtgtgacttcctggagaggcactacttggatgagcaagtgaagatgatcaagaacctgggagatcacatcaccaacctgaagagactgggagcccctgagaatggcctgggagagtacctgtttgacaggctcACCCTGAGGGAGAGTGACTGA
- the LOC132831388 gene encoding ferritin heavy chain, oocyte isoform-like — protein sequence MASQVCQNYYKDCEDAVNKQINLELYSSYVYLSMSSYFDRDDVALRHFAEFFKEQSHEEREHAERLMEFQNKRGGRVLLQDVKKPEQDEWGNGLEAMQRALQMEKDVNQSLLDLHKLSSGHMDPHLCDFLERHYLDEQVKMIKKLGDHITNLKRLGAPENGLGEYLFDRLTLS from the exons ATGGCCTCCCAAGTGTGTCAGAACTACTACAAGGACTGTGAAGATGCTGTTAACAAGCAGATCAACCTGGAGCTCTATTCCTCCTATGTTTACCTCTCCATG TCCTCTTACTTTGACCGGGATGATGTTGCCCTGCGTCACTTTGCTGAGTTCTTCAAGGAGCAGTCCCATGAGGAACGGGAACACGCTGAGAGACTGATGGAATTCCAGAATAAACGTGGAGGCCgagtcctcctgcaggatgtcaaG AAGCCAGAGCAGGATGAGTGGGGCAATGGTCTGGAGGCAATGCAGAGAGCTCTGCAGATGGAGAAGGATGTGAACCAGAGTCTGCTGGATCTGCACAAACTCTCCTCTGGCCACATGGACCCTCAT CTGTGTGACTTCCTGGAGAGgcactacttggatgagcaagtgaagatgatcaagaagctgggagatcacatcaccaacctgaagagactgggagcccctgagaatggcctgggagagtacctgtttgacaggctcACCCTGAGCTGA